In Miscanthus floridulus cultivar M001 chromosome 5, ASM1932011v1, whole genome shotgun sequence, one genomic interval encodes:
- the LOC136453547 gene encoding putative ataxin-3 homolog: MEAPSNGGLLYHEVQEGKLCAVHCVNTALQGPFFSEFDLAALAADLDQRERLVMLEGSRSPGAANPAAGDFFAEGEGSHNVSLGGDFSIQVLQKALEVWDLQVIPLDSPAAESSLFDPEQEVAFICHLQDHWFCIRKVNGEWYNFNSLYPAPEHLSKFYLSAFIDTLKGSGWSIFAVRGNFPKECPMATEGSNGFGQWLTPDDARRITASCNQVQTPTQQVQPSLLGEQSEGMSEMDMIAAQQEEADLNAAIAASLMDTGGPFASYNAAQGSSNSQDAPATEAAPSKDNNQEEADKSEPSGPPCEDTQELASGSDTKREVSSVEEKGSAKEE, encoded by the exons ATGGAGGCGCCGAGCAACGGCGGGCTACTGTACCACGAGGTTCAGGAGGGGAAGCTCTGCGCCGTGCACTGCGTCAACACCGCCCTCCAGGGCCCCTTCTTCTCCGAGTTCGacctcgccgcgctcgccgccgACCTCGATCAGCGGGAGCGCCTGGTGATGCTCGAGGGCTCCCGAAGCCCCGGCGCGGCCAACCCTGCCGCAGGGGACTTCTTCGCCGAGGGCGAGGGATCCCACAACGTCTCCCTAGGCGGCGATTTCAGCATCCAG GTTTTGCAGAAGGCGCTGGAGGTTTGGGACCTCCAAGTTATCCCCCTTGATTCCCCAGCTGCAGAGTCGTCCCTATTTGACCCTGAGCAGGAGGTTGCTTTCATTTGCCACCTGCAGGACCACTGGTTTTGCATCAGGAAGGTGAATGGGGAGTGGTATAACTTTAATAGTCTCTACCCAGCTCCCGAGCACCTGTCAAAGTTTTACCTCTCAGCTTTCATCGACACCCTGAAGGGGTCAGGCTGGAGTATCTTTGCAGTCAGAGGCAATTTCCCCAAGGAGTGCCCTATGGCAACTGAAGGCTCTAACGGTTTTGGTCAATGGCTTACCCCTGATGATGCCCGCAGGATAACAGCCTCCTGTAACCAGGTTCAAACACCTACTCAGCAGGTACAACCCTCTCTACTTGGTGAACAATCAGAAGGGATGAGTGAAATGGACATGATTGCAGCGCAGCAAGAAGAGGCTGATCTGAATGCTGCTATAGCTGCTAGCTTGATGGACACTGGGGGTCCATTTGCCAGCTATAATGCAGCTCAAGGATCCAGCAATTCACAAGATGCTCCTGCTACTGAAGCAGCTCCAAGCAAAGATAATAACCAGGAAGAAGCTGATAAATCTGAGCCGAGTGGACCTCCCTGTGAGGACACTCAGGAGTTGGCTTCAGGAAGTGACACCAAAAGGGAGGTTTCTTCTGTAGAGGAGAAAGGATCAGCGAAAGAAGAATAG